A stretch of the Chanos chanos chromosome 1, fChaCha1.1, whole genome shotgun sequence genome encodes the following:
- the ldhba gene encoding L-lactate dehydrogenase B-A chain, translating to MSSVLQKLITPLASGPSEPPRNKVTVVGVGQVGMACAVSILLRELADEMALVDVMEDKLKGEMMDLQHGSLFLKTPKIVADKDYSVTANSRIVVVTAGVRQQEGESRLNLVQRNVNIFKHIIPQIVKYSPNCILIVVSNPVDVLTYVTWKLSGLPKHRVIGSGTNLDSARFRYLMAEKLGIHSSSFNGWILGEHGDSSVPVWSGANVAGVNLQKLNPDIGTDKDSENWKDAHKMVVDSAYEVIRLKGYTNWAIGLSVADLTESLMKNLNRVHPVSTMVKGMYGINEEVYLSLPCVLNSSGVGSVINMTLTDEEVSQLKKSADTLWGIQKDLKDV from the exons ATGTCGTCCGTCCTGCAGAAGCTCATCACTCCTCTGGCCAGTGGTCCATCTGAGCCACCCAGAAACAAGGTGACCGTGGTGGGTGTTGGTCAGGTGGGCATGGCCTGTGCTGTTAGCATCCTGCTTAGG GAGTTGGCCGATGAGATGGCACTTGTTGATGTAATGGAAGATAAGCTGAAGGGAGAGATGATGGACCTGCAGCATGGCAGTCTCTTCCTCAAGACACCCAAGATTGTTGCTGACAAGG ACTATTCCGTGACCGCCAACTCCCGTATTGTTGTGGTTACTGCTGGCGTGCGTCAGCAGGAGGGTGAGAGCAGGCTGAACTTGGTGCAAAGGAATGTCAACATCTTTAAACACATCATTCCTCAAATCGTCAAATACAGCCCCAACTGCATCTTAATTGTGGTGTCCAACCcag TGGATGTTCTGACCTATGTGACCTGGAAGCTGAGTGGGCTGCCTAAGCACCGCGTCATCGGCAGCGGCACCAACCTGGACTCCGCCCGATTCCGCTACCTCATGGCCGAGAAACTGGGCATTCACTCCAGCAGCTTCAACGGCTGGATCCTGGGAGAGCACGGAGATTCCAgcg TGCCTGTGTGGAGCGGTGCTAATGTGGCTGGAGTCAACCTCCAGAAGCTCAACCCTGACATTGGCACTGATAAGGACAGTGAGAACTGGAAGGATGCCCACAAGATGGTGGTGGATAG TGCCTATGAGGTGATTAGGCTGAAGGGCTACACTAACTGGGCCATCGGACTGAGTGTGGCTGACCTGACTGAGAGTCTGATGAAGAACCTTAACAGGGTCCACCCAGTCTCCACCATGGTGAAG GGCATGTATGGCATCAATGAGGAGGTGTACCTGAGTCTGCCCTGTGTGTTGAACAGCAGCGGTGTCGGTAGTGTGATCAACATGACCCTGACTGATGAGGAGGTCTCTCAGCTCAAGAAGAGCGCTGACACTCTTTGGGGCATCCAGAAGGACCTGAAGGATGTGTAA